The genomic interval gtgactgtttgttgttcagaTTGGTGAAAGCTCACGATCCTACTGCTGGTCAAACTCTTGATGCTCTACAATCAAAGCTTCCTCTTCTCTTCAGGTCAGCATATCTATGACTAATACACCTTTAACAGAGTGCATGCTaatgcgcgtgcgcacacacacacatacacacacacacacacacacacacacacacacacacacacacacacacacacacatgggtcACACGATGGAAGGAGATGGGATAGAAGAGTGAAGCAGGCTAAACGTTTAATTGAAATGTGATACGCTTATAGACATGTTTTCAACAAATTAATCTTGTGCAGCAAGAATGATGCCTTCAGTGTCAATTACTATTATTAGACAATTTGtctcattgatattaatgtgttTGGGAACATTTTGATGTCTTAGCAACATTGTTGTTCAACCATTTCATTCCACTTAATTATATTTGACTGTGTGTTCATATGTCTTACTTTGTCAGATTTCTCGGTGATGAAGACGACGATGtttctcagtctgtctttcgATTTGCTCACAGCTACGTGTCCACGTTAAAATCGGTAATAAAGCTGCAATATGTCAACCAACCACGATACAGCTGAACTCACTGAGAATGTGTCTTACAGCATGCCGAAGTTGCTGAAGATAATTATCATCAGTTTGTTGCTTTGCTGTCTATCGTAATCAAGAAACTGCGTTATGATGAGTTGTACAATTTTGAACAGGAGGTGTGCTGTCTGTTCGgctgttgagtgtgtgtgtgtgtgtgtgtgtgtgtgtgtgtgtgtgtgtgtgtgtgtgtgtgtgtgtgtgtgtgtgtgtgtgtgtgtgtgtgtgtgtgtgtcatgtgcatgtgtgtgtgtgtgtgtgtgtgtgtgtgtgtggtgtgggtgtgttcatgtgcatgtgtgggtgtgggtgtgtgtgtgtgtgtgtgtgtgtgtgtgtgtgtgtgtttgtgtgtgtgtgtgtgtgtgtgtgtgtgcgtgtgtgtgttcgtgtgttcgtgtgtgtgtgtgtttgtctgtctgtgcccatgcatgtgtctgtctgtctctgtctgtctgtctgtctgtctgtctgtctgtctgtgtgtgtttctgttgagATGTgagcgtgtggtgtgtgttgttgtaggGAGAAGATGAGGTGATGTTTTTAAGCTACAGGAAGCAGTTGAAAGGGTTGTTTGATAGCTTGGTTCAACTGGTAAGTTGATTTGGTGGTTGTGTTGGTATATAGGGACATTGGAGACAAACACCAACAGACAAGATGAataacagatggacagacaaacagacagacatatgagTAATGGATGGaaggacagatagacaaacatatagacagacagacagacagacagatggctgACTGATTGCCATTGGGACAGACTTGCTGAATGACAGTAAATGATGTGCAAGCCGAGAGAATGGTGTCTGCAATAAAAGACAAAGTCTTCATCTTATTTCATTGGTCTGTATAGAATCCCCACTACTGCTTGATGACTGTGCAGGATTTGGCAAGTAAAGTATTCAGGtacatgccacacacacacacacacacacacacacacacacacacacacacacacacacacacacacacacacacacacacacatgcacacatgcacatgcacacacacacatgcacacatgcacatgcacacacgcacatgcacacacacacacacacatgcacgcacatgcacatgcgcacgcgcacacacacacaccacacacacacacacacacacacacacacacacacacacacacacaccacacacacacacaccacacacacacaccacacacacacacacacacaccacacacacacacacacaccacacacacacacacaccacacacgcacacacacaccacacacacacacaccacacacacacaccacacacacacaccacacacaccacacacacacaccacacacacacacacacacacacacacacacacacacacaccacacacacacacacacacacacacacacacacacacacacacacacacacacacacacactgcaacaTACAGTCATCCTATGTGTTTCTCAACAGCAATATTCATCACTATCCCTTCTGTGACGTGGAAGTCGCTCTTCGACTCGTCTACTTACTGGGAGAGACAATACCAGTAAGAACACAACAGCAACCAATCAATGCATTTAGAACATAACaaatcaaaatataaattCAAACAGTACAAATGCATCATCACAATCAGACTGCATGCATCTAGTGAGTCACACTGTTGTCGTTTTTTCTCTATCTTGAATGTCTGTATTCGTTCCTTCCGTTTTCAGTTCGTGTCCTtcatgtgtgtgcttgtgcgtctCGATGTATTGCTTAATAATTAGCTGCTGACAGTGTGGGCATCGCCATGGGCGACTCGGACCCCAAAACTCCCACACATCGCTGGCATTAAGATAAATACAAATCACGTTCTTCACAACAAACTCCGAAATATTGAGATCGTGTTGATGCCAGAGTATGATCCGAATGACCAAGTAGGAAATATCAACGAACAACAAATTTGCTAAAATGTAGAGAATCTTGAAATTCAATCTCCGACTACCCACACTGCCCTCCCCCCATGTCTCTCGCATCTCCAGTAACGAAATCGTTGGGAGAATGAAGTTAATGCACGTAAATCCGATGATTGCGTTACGCATAGAAACAGGGAGATCGTAATTCTCCAAGTTAAACAACGTCTCGAGCAACTCCCAACTGTCTAAGATATCCCACGTCACACCAGAGGTGATCCTCTCCAGGTAGTATCTCCGTCGAGAGAAAGACTGCGCATTGTGATGCGAACTACTGAGAGTGAGGAAGAGGATGGCCGTCACAGCGACGGCAATTTTAATCGTGTTTACTGCCGAATTGTTTCCTGATGACGTCAGATTCAATACATTGTCGTGATCTCGAAATATGACTGCAATTCTGGGTATAAGACCGGCAGCTGTGTAGAGAAACCAAGCGAGAAAGGCAGTTCTTAGCCTTTTTGCTTCGTTTCCTTGGATTCCTTCGCCTCCATCCACCGCGTCTTGTCCTCTACAGCGTCTCCAGGCTATCACAATTTTTCTGTATAGTTTTAGAAACAGCCAGTGCCAAAGACTCTCAATCCAGAAGAAGAGAATGAAGAGGTCGGTTAGGAGGATCCACCAAAGGGGCCCCAGGTCGTCATCGTGCACGAAGCGAATGACGTAGTAGTCTAAGACACCAAGCTGAGTTATGAGAACTCCCAGGCTTAGAATCTTGAAGAAAATCTCGCAAACAAATTCCGTTTTCGCCATGTGAGAACCCGTATGTTTGCAAACTTTACTGGCTTCACACGTTTGACACAA from Corticium candelabrum chromosome 22, ooCorCand1.1, whole genome shotgun sequence carries:
- the LOC134197037 gene encoding uncharacterized protein LOC134197037 translates to MAKTEFVCEIFFKILSLGVLITQLGVLDYYVIRFVHDDDLGPLWWILLTDLFILFFWIESLWHWLFLKLYRKIVIAWRRCRGQDAVDGGEGIQGNEAKRLRTAFLAWFLYTAAGLIPRIAVIFRDHDNVLNLTSSGNNSAVNTIKIAVAVTAILFLTLSSSHHNAQSFSRRRYYLERITSGVTWDILDSWELLETLFNLENYDLPVSMRNAIIGFTCINFILPTISLLEMRETWGEGSVGSRRLNFKILYILANLLFVDISYLVIRIILWHQHDLNISEFVVKNVICIYLNASDVWEFWGPSRPWRCPHCQQLIIKQYIETHKHTHEGHELKTEGTNTDIQDREKTTTV